The Achromobacter spanius genome includes the window CACTTTGTGGCCTGTACGCGCCTTGACGCCCCCGAGCTGGCGGCCTAGCGCCATTGCCCTGACCCGATCCGACCCAGGAATCCCACATGAACATCATCCGCGACATCGTCTTCCAGATACGCAGTCGGCGGGACGCATTGAGCGTGACCGAGCGCAAGGTGGCCGACGCCATCCTGGACGACATCATCTGGGGCGCCAGCGCCACCGTGGACCAACTGGCCACGAAGGCCGGCGTCAGCATCGCCACGATTTCCCGCTTTGCGCGCACGGTGGGCTGCGATGACACCCGCGACCTGAAAATGAAGCTGGCGCAGGCCAGCACGGTGGGCAGCCGCTTTCTGGACCCCAGCGCGCCGGCCGAGGAAAGCACCTTCTACGCGCGCATCTACGCCGACATCGAAAGCACGCTGCGCGCGCACCTGCCCACGTTTACCGAACAGCTTTTCGAACAGGCGGCCTCCATCGTGGATGGCGCGCGGATGATCTACGTGTTCGGCATGGGCGGCGCGTCCGCCGTGCTGGCGCAGGAAGTGCAATCGCGGCTGGTGCGGCTGGGCTACCCCATCGCCGTATACAGCGATGCCGTGCTGCTGCGCATGGTGGCCGCCACGCTGGACGAGCGCGACGTCGTGCTGGTGCTGTCGGCGTCGGGCCTGACGCCCGAGATCATCGGGGCGGCGCGCATTGTGAAGCAATATCGCGCCCGCATCGTCGCCATCACCGACGCCACGTCCGAGCTGGCCAAGCTGGCCGACGTGGTGCTGCCCATCCGCACGGACGAAACCGACTTCATCTACAAACCCTCGGCATCGCGCTACGCGATGATGCTGGCCATTGATTTGCTATCAACCGAACTGGCCATGCTGAACCAAGAGGAAAACCGCGAACGGCTGCGCCGCATCAAGCTGGCGCTGGACGAGCATCGCGGCGGCCCCAACCGTTTACCGCTGGGCGACTGAACCTGGAACCCAAGATGTACGACACCCTTATCGGCAACGTCCGTGTCCTGGACGGCACGGGCGGCCCCGAATATCGCGCCAGCGTTGCGCTGGCCGATGGCCGCATCGCCGCCATCGGCGCCCTGCCCGGCGCGCAAGCCCGCCAGATCATCGACGGCACGGACCTGGCCCTGGCCCCCGGCTTTATCGACGTGCATACGCACGACGACACCAACGTCATCCGCACGCCGGGCATGCTGCCCAAGCTGTCGCAGGGCGTGACCACCGTGGTGGTGGGCAACTGCGGCATCAGCGCATCGCCCGTGTCGCTGCGCGCCGACCCGCCAGACCCGATGAACCTGCTGGGTAGCCGGGACGACTTCGCCTACCCCAGCTTTAGCGACTACACGCGCGCGATCGAAGCGGCCCAGCCCGCGGTCAACGTGGCCGCGCTGGTGGGCCATACCGCGCTGCGCAGCAACCACATGGACCGCCTGGACCGCGTCGCCACCCGCGACGAAGTCCTGGCCATGCGCGAGCAACTGCGCGAGGCGCTGGCGCATGGCGCCATCGGCCTGAGCACGGGCTTGGCCTACGCCTCCGCCATCGAGGCGGACACGGACG containing:
- a CDS encoding MurR/RpiR family transcriptional regulator is translated as MNIIRDIVFQIRSRRDALSVTERKVADAILDDIIWGASATVDQLATKAGVSIATISRFARTVGCDDTRDLKMKLAQASTVGSRFLDPSAPAEESTFYARIYADIESTLRAHLPTFTEQLFEQAASIVDGARMIYVFGMGGASAVLAQEVQSRLVRLGYPIAVYSDAVLLRMVAATLDERDVVLVLSASGLTPEIIGAARIVKQYRARIVAITDATSELAKLADVVLPIRTDETDFIYKPSASRYAMMLAIDLLSTELAMLNQEENRERLRRIKLALDEHRGGPNRLPLGD